A DNA window from Plasmodium brasilianum strain Bolivian I chromosome 12, whole genome shotgun sequence contains the following coding sequences:
- a CDS encoding hypothetical protein (Plasmodium exported protein): MVQYNKLFFFIKIFSITLLIWIFQNSYETSISVKLWNKKVNLNNMLDVRGNRLLYGETDLYSQQSYEYLKENAKNIVNEDKYIFGNKLNTLMSNFYLPEDFKILLNEEQYQKQNNSLEFKDNLNNSNDSLISDASTDTRYAELKEEPFRMKTRKSKKQNISSLIHEYLKKLDKKYEKEVVKLLTSGFKRSNKIILGDKVNIINIFMVFTPFIITSSILFVSIACKSPLYILVSILLVILTVLYVSFKVMKNLYKHKEKTSNYRIYSKPSLGYNTRF, translated from the exons ATGgtacaatataataaactctttttctttattaaaattttctcgATTACCCTTTTAATATGGATATTCCAGAATTCCTATGAG ACAAGTATCTCTGTCAAATTATGGAATAAGAAAGTCAACCTAAATAATATGTTAGATGTAAGAGGAAACAGATTATTATATGGAGAAACAGATTTATATTCACAACAGAGTTATGAATACTTAAAAGAAAATGCAAAGAATATAGTAAAtgaagataaatatattttcggaaataaattaaatacattaatgagtaatttttatttaccagaagactttaaaatattattgaatGAAGAACAATatcaaaaacaaaataattcattAGAATTTAAGgacaatttaaataattccaATGATTCCTTAATATCCGATGCTTCTACTGATACAAGATATGCagaattaaaagaagaacCATTTCGAATGAAAACACGTAAgtcaaaaaaacaaaatatatcatcATTGATACATGAATACTTGAAGAaattagataaaaaatatgaaaaagaagtAGTAAAACTATTGACTAGTGGATTTAAAAGgtcaaataaaattatactgggagataaagtaaatatcataaacatttttatggTTTTTACACCATTTATAATAACCAGTTCTATCTTATTTGTCTCTATCGCATGTAAATCTCCTTTGTACATTTTAGTATCAATTTTGCTAGTTATATTAACAGTATTATATGTTTCATTTAAAGTAATGAAAAATCTTTATAAgcataaagaaaaaacaagtaATTATAGGATATATTCTAAACCCTCATTAGGATATAACACTAGATTCTGA